The genomic window AAATGTAGAGTCCAGGTAGTTAATTCTTATGTGGAAGATTTACCAGGATTATTTAATCGGGTTAAAGTTTATCTTTATGACTCGGCGGAATATTGGGCGCAACAGAATGTAAGTGAAGGTTTCGGTCTGCAACCAATGGAAGCTATGGCTTGTGGTTGTCAGGTTTTTTCTAGCATCAACGGCGGACTTTCAGATTATTTAGACCCTGGATTTAATTGCTATAAAATTGCTGGATATTCCCAAGAGTATGACGTTCAAAGGGTTATGAAGGTAATAGACTCTACTATCTCACCTAATTTATCTGAAGATTTCTTTGCTGAATATCGACCTGAAAATATTATTCAGCGTCTGCGAGTAATTATTGCAGAATTAAACGAGTTTTTTGACCATAAAAAGCATCACTCTAGCAATATTCCCAGTTTAACTAGAGGGCGTTTACTCAACCTATTTATACAGAGAGTCAATAAAAAATTTCGCAAAAAATATTTTCAGGGTTTGTAATTTCATCATGATGAATAACTGGTTTAATACAGCTAGACTGGGGATGTTTGTTCATTGGGGACACAGTTCTCAACAAGAATGTGAGTTATCTTGGCCGTTAGTTGGGGGTGTATTCAGTCTCCCTTTTTGCCAAGATATTCCTGTTGCGAAATACCACAGCACAGCTAATACTTTCAATCCACAACAATACAATCCTCAAGAATGGGCATATTTAGCAAAAAGTCTAGGTATGAAATATGCCATATTAACAGCCAAGCATCATGATGGTTTTGCCCTATTCCATACCCAAGAATCAGACTTTTCAATTGCATCTACACCTTACAAAAAAGACATTGTACGTGAATTTATCGATGCTATGCACTCTGAAGGATTGCGTATAGGTCTTTATTTTTCACTCAGTGATTGGCATCATCCTGACTATCCTGCTTTTACAGAGGCTGATAAACCTTATCGATTTGACAAATTACCTCAACCTACACCGCAACAGTGGGAGCGATATCTTCAGTTTTTGTGCAATCAAATCCGAGAATTATTGAGCAACTACGGTCAAATTGACATCATTTGGTTTGATGGGAGTTGGGAACGGACTTTAGAACAATGGCAAGTGCAAGAATTAGCAAAAATGATTCGTGATTTACAACCTAATATTCTCATCAACGATCGCCTGCCAAATTGTGGAGACTTTGCAACCCCTGAACAGTTTATTCCCCCTCACCCACCTACTCATCTTTGGGAAACCTGTCTAACTATCAATGAAAGTTGGGGATATAACTCCGATGACCATTGCTTCAAGTCCTCCCGTCAGCTAATTCATACGCTTTGTGAAGTTGCAGGTAAAGGTGGTAATCTTCTGCTCAATGTTAGTCCAATGGGTAACGGACAAATCCCCCCTGAGCAGTTGGAGCGTCTCAAAGATATAGCTGATTGGATGTCCAAGCACTCTGAAAGTATACTTGATACCATGCCAGGATTAGAACCCTGGCAATTTTATGGCCCCTCAACTCGTAAAGACCATCGCATTTATCTACACTTATTAATGAAACCTTACGAGACAATATCAGTTAGAGGTATACCAATCAAACAAGTCAAATCAGTGTCTGTTCTGGCTGACGGTACACCACTGACCTTTACAACTCGCTGTGCAATTATGGATTCTCTTCTCAATCCCAATCCGTTAGGAGAATTGACAATAGATGTACCTGAATCGGTAATTAATCCCTACGTCACAGTAATTTGTATTGATATTGAGTAATTAATATTACCAGTTGGCGACAGCTTCGGCGATCGCTTCCTTAGCAGCAACTAGAGACTTTTCACGCGCATCATCACCTGTATTCAGGTTCTCGGCGTGGATAAAAGTCACATCTATCAGACCGATAAAACCTAAAATAGCGCGCAGATAAGGTTCTTGATAATCGTAAGCAGCAAAGGGAGTTCCCGGTGAAAAAGCACCCCCACGAGAGGTAATAATTAATACTTTTCTGCTGCTATCTACTAGACCTTTGTAGCCGTTCGCATCCACAGCAAAGGTACGACCGACGCGCACAATTTGGTCAATGTACGCCTTGAAAGTCGAGGGTATATTCAAGTTATACATCGGTACACCAAAAATATAGCGATCGGCGGCGAGAAACTCATCAATTAGACTATCCGATAACTTAATCGCTTCATTTAATTCTGGTGTACGTGCATCTGGGGGTGTAAAAGCAGCAGCAATCCAAGATTCGTCTACATGGGGAACAGGACTATGGCCTAAATCCCGGTAAGTTAA from Nostoc sp. UHCC 0870 includes these protein-coding regions:
- a CDS encoding glycosyltransferase, which encodes MRKLYFLVPGTGGKFACGGLWAELKAFKLAQQVCSAEVVTYRQRETGKLFLDDLLQKPNLDDVIFVISWGFDIAKLAKKLQPYNVVYHAHSAGYKFSLPASIPIITVSRNTMGYWGQKAPNSLVYYLPNEISYDFKNLHLERDIDVLVQARKSSEYLLNQLIPALKQKCRVQVVNSYVEDLPGLFNRVKVYLYDSAEYWAQQNVSEGFGLQPMEAMACGCQVFSSINGGLSDYLDPGFNCYKIAGYSQEYDVQRVMKVIDSTISPNLSEDFFAEYRPENIIQRLRVIIAELNEFFDHKKHHSSNIPSLTRGRLLNLFIQRVNKKFRKKYFQGL
- a CDS encoding alpha-L-fucosidase, with product MMNNWFNTARLGMFVHWGHSSQQECELSWPLVGGVFSLPFCQDIPVAKYHSTANTFNPQQYNPQEWAYLAKSLGMKYAILTAKHHDGFALFHTQESDFSIASTPYKKDIVREFIDAMHSEGLRIGLYFSLSDWHHPDYPAFTEADKPYRFDKLPQPTPQQWERYLQFLCNQIRELLSNYGQIDIIWFDGSWERTLEQWQVQELAKMIRDLQPNILINDRLPNCGDFATPEQFIPPHPPTHLWETCLTINESWGYNSDDHCFKSSRQLIHTLCEVAGKGGNLLLNVSPMGNGQIPPEQLERLKDIADWMSKHSESILDTMPGLEPWQFYGPSTRKDHRIYLHLLMKPYETISVRGIPIKQVKSVSVLADGTPLTFTTRCAIMDSLLNPNPLGELTIDVPESVINPYVTVICIDIE
- a CDS encoding FMN-dependent NADH-azoreductase, with product MANILHIDTSPRGERSISRSLSYEFITSWKDTHPGDILTYRDLGHSPVPHVDESWIAAAFTPPDARTPELNEAIKLSDSLIDEFLAADRYIFGVPMYNLNIPSTFKAYIDQIVRVGRTFAVDANGYKGLVDSSRKVLIITSRGGAFSPGTPFAAYDYQEPYLRAILGFIGLIDVTFIHAENLNTGDDAREKSLVAAKEAIAEAVANW